In Carassius carassius chromosome 19, fCarCar2.1, whole genome shotgun sequence, a single genomic region encodes these proteins:
- the LOC132094868 gene encoding WAS/WASL-interacting protein family member 1-like isoform X2, with the protein MSGPPPPPPPGPPPTFSQANIEKPALNRSEKQGRNALLSDISKGARLKKAVTNDRSAPVLDKPKGGGGGGGGGGGGGGGGGAPGGLGGLFQGGMPRLRSSGGNTVRPPMPPSAGRFPAPSSPAGNRPPLPTAGRPSPGRAGPLPTSVRSPSSPSGPPPLPGGRPSSSSPSVPAPSHPGRRPSLPPARDPQPSFPPPPMPTSARPPSATIPSRPSDDFPPPPPPTGGSRASFSRDGPLPPPPPSTESKPLSSQRPMGNPPPSLPPGRGGVPPIPPSPRDEPNTRGSPRNSLPPPPPPGRSSPLPPPPNERPPPPGRGPSTRSGPLPPPPAGGGGGRGVSPPLPPPNRPGGSGRPPLPPDPPRVPSFPPPPPDTINGYQSPPAPATDEWGMRFSFHPPSEFPPPEPFVSFSKTYPSKSGGKGMRDRGAPPLPPLPR; encoded by the exons ATGTCTGGCCCGCCACCACCGCCCCCTCCTGGCCCTCCTCCAACCTTTTCACAG GCAAACATAGAGAAGCCAGCCCTGAACAGATCAGAAAAGCAAGGGAGAAACGCTTTACTATCAGATATCAGCAAAGGAGCTCGGCTGAAGAAAGCTGTCACCAATGATCGGAGTGCCCCAGTGCTGGACA agCCCAAAGGAGgcggaggtggaggaggaggaggaggaggaggaggaggaggaggaggagctcCAGGTGGACTAGGTGGGCTGTTTCAGGGAGGAATGCCAAGACTGAGATCATCAGGAGGCAATACCG TAAGACCACCGATGCCTCCTTCAGCGGGGAGATTCCCAGCACCCAGCAGCCCAGCCGGAAACAGACCCCCGCTCCCAACCGCTGGACGACCTTCTCCTGGGAGGGCCGGACCCCTACCCACCTCGGTTCGCTCACCCAGCTCTCCCAGCGGCCCCCCGCCTCTACCAGGAGGGCGACCATCAAGTTCCTCCCCTTCTGTTCCAGCCCCAAGCCATCCGGGCAGACGTCCAAGCCTTCCTCCAGCGAGGGATCCCCAGCCTTCCTTCCCTCCACCCCCAATGCCCACAAGTGCCCGGCCGCCATCAGCCACGATCCCAAGCAGGCCCTCAGATGACTTCCCTCCTCCTCCACCACCCACCGGAGGAAGCAGAGCATCATTTTCTAGAGATGGGCCACTACCACCACCGCCGCCATCAACTGAGAGTAAACCACTGAGTTCTCAAAGGCCTATGGGTAATCCGCCTCCATCCTTACCTCCAGGAAGAGGAGGGGTCCCACCCATCCCACCATCCCCACGGGACGAGCCCAACACAAGAGGCTCTCCTAGAAACAGTCTTCCTCCTCCACCACCCCCTGGACGCTCCAGCCCACTGCCACCTCCACCCAACGAGAGGCCGCCTCCACCGGGACGAGGCCCATCCACACGCTCAG GTCCTCTGCCACCTCCACccgctggaggaggaggaggcagagGAGTGTCTCCCCCCTTACCTCCTCCTAATCGTCCTGGTGGATCCGGCAGACCCCCTCTACCCCCAGACCCTCCCAGGGTGCCCAGCTTCCCTCCACCACCCCCCGACACCATCAATGGCTACCAGAGTCCTCCAGCACCTGCCACAG ATGAGTGGGGGATGAGGTTTTCCTTCCATCCTCCGTCTGAATTTCCTCCACCGGAGCCGTTCGTGTCCTTCTCCAAGACTTACCCCAGCAAATCTGGTGGCAAAG gAATGAGGGACAGAGGAGCGCCACCCTTGCCTCCACTTCCCAGATAA
- the LOC132094868 gene encoding WAS/WASL-interacting protein family member 1-like isoform X1, translating to MSGPPPPPPPGPPPTFSQANIEKPALNRSEKQGRNALLSDISKGARLKKAVTNDRSAPVLDKPKGGGGGGGGGGGGGGGGGAPGGLGGLFQGGMPRLRSSGGNTAVRPPMPPSAGRFPAPSSPAGNRPPLPTAGRPSPGRAGPLPTSVRSPSSPSGPPPLPGGRPSSSSPSVPAPSHPGRRPSLPPARDPQPSFPPPPMPTSARPPSATIPSRPSDDFPPPPPPTGGSRASFSRDGPLPPPPPSTESKPLSSQRPMGNPPPSLPPGRGGVPPIPPSPRDEPNTRGSPRNSLPPPPPPGRSSPLPPPPNERPPPPGRGPSTRSGPLPPPPAGGGGGRGVSPPLPPPNRPGGSGRPPLPPDPPRVPSFPPPPPDTINGYQSPPAPATDEWGMRFSFHPPSEFPPPEPFVSFSKTYPSKSGGKGMRDRGAPPLPPLPR from the exons ATGTCTGGCCCGCCACCACCGCCCCCTCCTGGCCCTCCTCCAACCTTTTCACAG GCAAACATAGAGAAGCCAGCCCTGAACAGATCAGAAAAGCAAGGGAGAAACGCTTTACTATCAGATATCAGCAAAGGAGCTCGGCTGAAGAAAGCTGTCACCAATGATCGGAGTGCCCCAGTGCTGGACA agCCCAAAGGAGgcggaggtggaggaggaggaggaggaggaggaggaggaggaggaggagctcCAGGTGGACTAGGTGGGCTGTTTCAGGGAGGAATGCCAAGACTGAGATCATCAGGAGGCAATACCG CAGTAAGACCACCGATGCCTCCTTCAGCGGGGAGATTCCCAGCACCCAGCAGCCCAGCCGGAAACAGACCCCCGCTCCCAACCGCTGGACGACCTTCTCCTGGGAGGGCCGGACCCCTACCCACCTCGGTTCGCTCACCCAGCTCTCCCAGCGGCCCCCCGCCTCTACCAGGAGGGCGACCATCAAGTTCCTCCCCTTCTGTTCCAGCCCCAAGCCATCCGGGCAGACGTCCAAGCCTTCCTCCAGCGAGGGATCCCCAGCCTTCCTTCCCTCCACCCCCAATGCCCACAAGTGCCCGGCCGCCATCAGCCACGATCCCAAGCAGGCCCTCAGATGACTTCCCTCCTCCTCCACCACCCACCGGAGGAAGCAGAGCATCATTTTCTAGAGATGGGCCACTACCACCACCGCCGCCATCAACTGAGAGTAAACCACTGAGTTCTCAAAGGCCTATGGGTAATCCGCCTCCATCCTTACCTCCAGGAAGAGGAGGGGTCCCACCCATCCCACCATCCCCACGGGACGAGCCCAACACAAGAGGCTCTCCTAGAAACAGTCTTCCTCCTCCACCACCCCCTGGACGCTCCAGCCCACTGCCACCTCCACCCAACGAGAGGCCGCCTCCACCGGGACGAGGCCCATCCACACGCTCAG GTCCTCTGCCACCTCCACccgctggaggaggaggaggcagagGAGTGTCTCCCCCCTTACCTCCTCCTAATCGTCCTGGTGGATCCGGCAGACCCCCTCTACCCCCAGACCCTCCCAGGGTGCCCAGCTTCCCTCCACCACCCCCCGACACCATCAATGGCTACCAGAGTCCTCCAGCACCTGCCACAG ATGAGTGGGGGATGAGGTTTTCCTTCCATCCTCCGTCTGAATTTCCTCCACCGGAGCCGTTCGTGTCCTTCTCCAAGACTTACCCCAGCAAATCTGGTGGCAAAG gAATGAGGGACAGAGGAGCGCCACCCTTGCCTCCACTTCCCAGATAA